A region of Leishmania panamensis strain MHOM/PA/94/PSC-1 chromosome 33 sequence DNA encodes the following proteins:
- the CYC5 gene encoding CYC2-like cyclin, putative (TriTrypDB/GeneDB-style sysID: LpmP.33.0830), which yields MPGSRVGSSLGIPTLAQRGAAQLSAAADAFSMERFAAFYEVALEELVDECERRVTNAPAAWRDSQRQLIGGDMNRDLATSTHSFDSPRSSAMSPLGRVPSSVALNCNALVNLPCFTSPLHNTHGLHLRELSGDIEADPYRTSAPLPPLSLHTGTAFFSVAGHARQEEQETTVGAKMTVSTLLAALGRHHGKMAPMVFIAGLAYLARVTMQCASEFLSVTRANWYRLTTTAILVAAKVYDDHSSSRLNACFARSSGIPLEEMTRLELDFLYLLDFDLLLKESEVEQWLIWMETLALRRDVMTPLNSYVLGTSASMVAAQLASPPKQALTSRPTLSENWERSKTGTICEASRTPGLSSGVLGGEDETVRTSSSSAAGPRSFSQVHVASNSMETAHGVVDSAASSRCLTGAAAEADMPSLTAPLADLPSFPLRSAASSMLLPPSLLDGTFSAVSAASLPGGAPSSLNDRRAFVPPLPIHNALPLRPPMSRTRLFSVVHDTAEPPSPISVRQLCRLSGSLPSPLRPPSVERHPPVRFFKSQGTHPHGPSRHVGGAAGSTDLALYGTVDSGCKVSKQWFHERIKRAGRARTAGRASAPVMTDAKCCPDSAASHQHKKRWGPFGMVQHVRDVLGVTASLVRGQLNVLAPSTHAEEVSRLPPPQQQQRQSRSQPVQWSTNSVSGSGGRVSLQPQSFAAPPRCSSSGGTYPPFPAKLMEEPKPQAGGAPPATTIMSLVPTGFPPQPSPAGTTRHHGDPASSGDSARRSRTPRSSPQRVDPYSSAKSQPYASTVANVTVAQPTARKAADEVYADGDYSHDEEDEEYEECEYGYYDEDGYFHYYDDKGVEGEYDDYCSEEEEEEGAWYEEDEEDEAAYFQRCRRPLTHSPPSL from the coding sequence ATGCCGGGCTCGCGTGTGGGCAGCTCGCTGGGAATCCCAACACTTGCCCAACGAGGTGCGGCGCAACTGTCGGCGGCGGCCGACGCCTTCTCGATGGAGCGTTTTGCCGCCTTCTacgaggtggcgctggaggagttgGTGGACGAGTGTGAGCGCCGCGTCACCAACGCACCAGCGGCATGGCGGGACAGCCAGCGGCAGCTAATTGGCGGTGACATGAATCGTGACTTGGCCACTAGCACGCATTCCTTCGACTCCCCACGTAGCAGCGCGATGTCCCCACTTGGCCGTGTGCCCTCTAGCGTGGCACTCAACTGCAACGCCCTTGTGAACCTGCCATGTTTCACAAGCCCGCTACACAATACACACGGACTGCACCTCCGCGAACTCAGCGGTGACATCGAAGCTGACCCGTATCGCACCTCCGCACCACTGCctccgctgtcgctgcataCAGGCACAGCGTTCTTCAGCGTTGCTGGGCATGCTCGCCAGGAAGAGCAGGAGACAACCGTAGGGGCTAAGATGACCGTGTCGACGCTGCTCGCCGCCCTTGGCCGGCATCACGGTAAGATGGCACCAATGGTGTTCATCGCTGGCCTGGCCTACCTTGCGCGAGTCACAATGCAGTGCGCCTCAGAGTTTCTGAGCGTTACACGTGCCAACTGGTACCgtctcaccaccaccgccattcTTGTTGCCGCCAAAGTGTACGACGATCACAGCTCCTCCCGCTTGAACGCCTGCTTTGCCAGATCCTCAGGCATTCCGCTGGAAGAGATGACGAGGCTGGAGCTTGACTTCCTGTACCTCCTTGATTTCGACCTGCTCCTGAAGGAGTCGGAGGTGGAGCAGTGGCTGATTTGGATGGAGACGCTTGCCTTACGCCGCGACGTGATGACGCCACTTAATAGTTACGTGTTAGGCACCAGCGCGAGCATGGTGGCTGCCCAACTCGCCAGCCCCCCCAAACAGGCTCTCACAAGCCGTCCAACACTTTCAGAGAACTGGGAGCGCAGCAAGACAGGCACGATATGCGAGGCGAGTCGCACCCCAGGTCTATCCAGCGGGGTGCTGGGGGGCGAAGATGAGACGGTTAGGACCTCATCGTCCTCAGCGGCCGGCCCGCGCAGCTTTTCGCAGGTGCATGTCGCGAGCAACTCCATGGAGACAGCTCACGGGGTCGTGGACAGCGCTGCGAGCTCGCGATGTCTcactggtgcagcagcggaggctgACATGCCTTCCCTCACGGCCCCCCTCGCCGATCTCCCCAGCTTTCCTCTACGCAGCGCCGCTAGCTCGATGCTGCTTCCGCCCAGTCTGTTGGACGGCACCTTCAGTGCCGTGAGTGCGGCGAGCCTCCCAGGCGGAgcaccctcttccctcaaTGACCGGCGGGCCTTCGTTCCACCGCTACCGATTCAcaacgcgctgccgcttcgacCACCGATGTCTAGGACGCGTCTGTTCAGCGTCGTGCACGACACTGCCGAGCCGCCGAGCCCAATTTCGGTGCGGCAGCTCTGCCGTCTTAGCGGTAGCTTGCCAAGTCCGCTGCGGCCCCCCTCGGTAGAGCGGCACCCGCCGGTGCGTTTTTTCAAGTCACAAGGGACGCACCCTCATGGGCCGAGCCGCCACGTTGGTGGGGCAGCCGGCTCCACTGACCTCGCCCTGTACGGCACCGTGGATAGCGGTTGCAAGGTTTCGAAGCAGTGGTTTCATGAGCGCATAAAAAGGGCGGGCAGAGCAAGGACAGCTGGCCGGGCTTCAGCTCCCGTCATGACAGACGCGAAGTGCTGCCCAGACTCCGCCGCCAGTCACCAACACAAGAAACGGTGGGGCCCATTCGGTATGGTGCAGCATGTGCGTGATGTTCTCGGTGTAACAGCGTCTCTGGTGCGCGGTCAGCTGAACGTGCTGGCACCGTCAACACATGCCGAGGAAGTGAGTcgactgccgccgccgcaacaacagcaacgacaaTCAAGGTCGCAACCGGTGCAGTGGTCTACCAACAGCGTTTCTGGAAGTGGTGGACGTGTGAGTTTGCAACCACAGTCGttcgccgcaccgccgcgctgcagcagcagcggcggcacctatcccccctttcctgcgAAGTTGATGGAGGAGCCAAAGCCGCAAGCAGGTGGTGCACCGCCCGCCACCACAATCATGTCTCTTGTGCCTACCGGCTTTCCTCCCCAGCCTAGCCCTGCCGGAACTACTCGTCACCACGGCGATCCTGCTTCGTCTGGCGACAGCGCCAGACGAAGCAGGACACCCCGAAGTAGCCCACAGCGTGTTGACCCGTACTCGTCGGCGAAATCTCAGCCCTATGCGAGTACGGTCGCCAACGTCACCGTTGCTCAGCCAACAGCGAGGAAAGCAGCAGATGAGGTGTACGCTGACGGCGACTACTCTCAcgatgaggaagacgaggagtaTGAGGAGTGCGAGTACGGCTACTACGATGAGGACGGTTACTTCCACTACTACGATGACAagggtgtggagggggagtACGACGACTACtgcagtgaagaggaggaggaggagggtgcgtggtacgaggaggatgaagaggacgaggctgCATACTTCCAGCGATGTCGGCGACCACTCACCCACTCGCCGCCGTCCTTATAG